The following coding sequences lie in one Hoplias malabaricus isolate fHopMal1 chromosome 14, fHopMal1.hap1, whole genome shotgun sequence genomic window:
- the pcbp2 gene encoding poly(rC)-binding protein 2 isoform X1, whose amino-acid sequence MDSGVIEGGLNVTLTIRLLMHGKEVGSIIGKKGESVKKMREESGARINISEGNCPERIITLAGPTTAIFKAFSMIIDKLEEDISSSMSNSTATSKPPVTLRIVVPASQCGSLIGKGGCKIKEIRESTGAQVQVAGDMLPNSTERAITIAGTPLSIIECVKQICVVMLESPPKGVTIPYRPKPSGSPVIFAGGQVGVFLWKSLVVRIENFSLNVVINLDTEILILQAYAVQGQHAIPQPDLTKLHQLAMQQNPFPLAPSSQGFTPGIDATAQTGSHELTIPNDLIGCIIGRQGAKINEIRQMSGAQIKIANPVEGSNDRQVTITGSPASISLAEYLINARLSSEATGLAAN is encoded by the exons ATGGACTCTGGCGTGATTGAAGGTGGACTCAATGTCACTCTCACCATCAGGCTCCTCATGCATGGTAAAGAGGTTGGCAGCATTATTGGAAAG AAGGGCGAATCTGTAAAGAAAATGCGAGAGGAG AGTGGTGCTCGCATCAATATTTCTGAAGGGAACTGCCCAGAGAGAATCATCACTTTGGCAGGGCCCACAACTGCCATCTTTAAAGCCTTCTCCATGATCATTGACAAACTCGAAGAG GACATCAGCAGCTCCATGTCCAATAGTACAGCCACCTCTAAGCCTCCTGTCACACTGCGCATTGTTGTGCCTGCCAGCCAGTGTGGCTCTCTCATTGGCAAAGGTGGCTGCAAGATCAAAGAGATCAGGGAG TCAACGGGAGCTCAGGTACAGGTGGCAGGAGACATGCTACCTAACTCCACTGAAAGAGCCATTACCATTGCCGGGACACCACTGTCCATTATTGAGTGTGTTAAACAGATTTGTGTGGTCATGCTGGAG TCTCCCCCTAAAGGTGTCACCATCCCGTATCGACCTAAACCCTCAGGTTCGCCTGTTATCTTCGCTGGAGGACAGGTGGGTGTCTTTTTATGGAAGTCTCTGGTTGTCAGAATAGAAAATTTTAGTTTAAATGTTGTGATTAATCTTGACACTGAAATACTGATCTTACAGGCATATGCGGTGCAGGGACAGCATGCCATTCCTCAACCTGAT CTCACTAAACTTCACCAGTTGGCAATGCAGCAAAACCCATTTCCTTTGGCTCCGAGCAGTCAAGGCTTCACTC CTGGGATTGATGCCACCGCACAGACTGGCTCTCATGAACTGACCATTCCAAATGAC TTGATTGGCTGCATCATTGGCCGTCAAGGTGCCAAGATAAATGAGATCCGTCAGATGTCTGGAGCACAGATCAAGATAGCCAACCCTGTTGAGGGCTCCAATGATCGCCAGGTTACCATCACTGGCTCCCCTGCAAGCATCAGCCTGGCCGAATACCTCATTAATGCTAG ACTCTCCTCTGAGGCTACAGGACTGGCTGCAAACTGA
- the pcbp2 gene encoding poly(rC)-binding protein 2 isoform X2 gives MDSGVIEGGLNVTLTIRLLMHGKEVGSIIGKKGESVKKMREESGARINISEGNCPERIITLAGPTTAIFKAFSMIIDKLEEDISSSMSNSTATSKPPVTLRIVVPASQCGSLIGKGGCKIKEIRESTGAQVQVAGDMLPNSTERAITIAGTPLSIIECVKQICVVMLESPPKGVTIPYRPKPSGSPVIFAGGQAYAVQGQHAIPQPDLTKLHQLAMQQNPFPLAPSSQGFTPGIDATAQTGSHELTIPNDLIGCIIGRQGAKINEIRQMSGAQIKIANPVEGSNDRQVTITGSPASISLAEYLINARLSSEATGLAAN, from the exons ATGGACTCTGGCGTGATTGAAGGTGGACTCAATGTCACTCTCACCATCAGGCTCCTCATGCATGGTAAAGAGGTTGGCAGCATTATTGGAAAG AAGGGCGAATCTGTAAAGAAAATGCGAGAGGAG AGTGGTGCTCGCATCAATATTTCTGAAGGGAACTGCCCAGAGAGAATCATCACTTTGGCAGGGCCCACAACTGCCATCTTTAAAGCCTTCTCCATGATCATTGACAAACTCGAAGAG GACATCAGCAGCTCCATGTCCAATAGTACAGCCACCTCTAAGCCTCCTGTCACACTGCGCATTGTTGTGCCTGCCAGCCAGTGTGGCTCTCTCATTGGCAAAGGTGGCTGCAAGATCAAAGAGATCAGGGAG TCAACGGGAGCTCAGGTACAGGTGGCAGGAGACATGCTACCTAACTCCACTGAAAGAGCCATTACCATTGCCGGGACACCACTGTCCATTATTGAGTGTGTTAAACAGATTTGTGTGGTCATGCTGGAG TCTCCCCCTAAAGGTGTCACCATCCCGTATCGACCTAAACCCTCAGGTTCGCCTGTTATCTTCGCTGGAGGACAG GCATATGCGGTGCAGGGACAGCATGCCATTCCTCAACCTGAT CTCACTAAACTTCACCAGTTGGCAATGCAGCAAAACCCATTTCCTTTGGCTCCGAGCAGTCAAGGCTTCACTC CTGGGATTGATGCCACCGCACAGACTGGCTCTCATGAACTGACCATTCCAAATGAC TTGATTGGCTGCATCATTGGCCGTCAAGGTGCCAAGATAAATGAGATCCGTCAGATGTCTGGAGCACAGATCAAGATAGCCAACCCTGTTGAGGGCTCCAATGATCGCCAGGTTACCATCACTGGCTCCCCTGCAAGCATCAGCCTGGCCGAATACCTCATTAATGCTAG ACTCTCCTCTGAGGCTACAGGACTGGCTGCAAACTGA